From Cannabis sativa cultivar Pink pepper isolate KNU-18-1 chromosome 8, ASM2916894v1, whole genome shotgun sequence, a single genomic window includes:
- the LOC115700990 gene encoding outer envelope pore protein 24B, chloroplastic-like, giving the protein MIKIYQKKSQLVTKLALMNVTISFTVGSNTTKKGGVGTLALNVGRVNVLSKQLNLTYNHTRAANQTALDATLLIDLTNKLLGSYGFGSGDCKLKYNYVYGGLRTFEPCYEFTKNFWDKTVSQRILDGGLKLLCKG; this is encoded by the exons ATGattaaaatttatcaaaaaaaatctCAACTTGTTACTAAACTCGCCCTTATGAATGTCACTATCTCATTTACTGTAGGATCCAACACCACCAAGAAAGGTGGCGTCGGGACTTTAGCACTCAATGTTGGGAG AGTGAATGTGTTGAGCAAGCAGTTGAATTTGACCTACAATCATACGAGGGCTGCGAACCAGACAGCTTTGGATGCGACCCTTTTGATCGATTTGACTAACAAGCTATTGGGAAGTTATGGGTTTGGCTCTGGTGATTGCAAGCTCAAGTACAACTATGTCTATGGAGGATTGAGGACGTTCGAGCCTTGCTATGAGTTTACGAAGAACTTTTGGGACAAAACCGTGTCTCAAAGGATTCTTGATGGAGGGTTGAAGTTGCTATGCAAGGGCTAA
- the LOC115700575 gene encoding protein PTST homolog 2, chloroplastic isoform X1: MLLSSSTASPHSLLSPSTVPALTFSTFPSDPRFRPTQLHLLPLGFVGAKGHCRSGFFRSTEYCRGLHVGWSWLVTRCRDWDSEGDFELEAEILEFMKNSNKPGAFPSKKELVDAGRIDLVKAIVKQGGWLSSGWDLDDEEEGTQESGVSSLASTVATESDHFQENNLLSVDEIQDPDVSYCPYDNFPSTSSSGRSLEMESAQHETGIEGILTRLEKERSMTFGLGRGENNESRREANSENKEWHSKFSIDMARLDLGKSFCKIDELRSSNEALTWRTWSTQRAGFSNMGFEDTETASSESRIGGSLYLSKEEILRRESIRKINEGNELDSHHEVISLNQLRSRLKHLELELSSALHSVRYNADETASQKDHEGTSDDLRKLSDAWEFQENEIMNAKSLLRSTRAKLAVLEGKMALAIINAKKIVEEKQKRIDDARRASRLLRASCIVWPNSASEVLLAGSFDGWASQRKMTKSGTGIFSLWLQLYPGKYEIKFIVDGEWMIDPLRPIVHNNGYKNNLLVIT, translated from the exons ATGCTGCTCTCCTCTTCCACCGCCTCACCTCATTCACTGCTCTCCCCCTCTACCGTACCTGCTCTGACCTTTTCAACTTTTCCCTCTGACCCCAGATTCAGGCCAACACAACTTCATTTACTGCCTCTCGGCTTCGTCGGAGCCAAGGGCCATTGCCGTTCGGGGTTTTTCCGTTCGACGGAGTATTGTAGGGGTTTGCATGTTGGTTGGTCTTGGTTAGTCACGCGTTGCAGGGATTGGGATAGCGAAGGGGATTTTGAATTGGAAGCTGAGATTTTGGAGTTCATGAAGAATTCTAATAAGCCTGGGGCGTTTCCTAGCAAGAAGGAGTTGGTTGATGCTGGAAGGATTGATTTGGTGAAGGCTATTGTCAAGCAAGGTGGTTGGTTGTCTTCCGGTTGGGATTTGGACGACGAAGAAGAAGGAACTCAAGAAAGTGGAGTCAGTAGTCTAGCTTCAACGGTGGCCACGGAAAGTGATCATTTTCAGGAAAACAATCTTCTTTCTGTGGATGAAATACAGGACCCTGATGTTTCTTATTGTCCCTACGATAATTTTCCGTCAACCTCATCGTCTGGTAGATCGTT AGAAATGGAAAGCGCACAGCATGAGACTGGGATTGAAGGCATACTGACTCGATTGGAGAAGGAAAGAAGTATGACTTTTGGATTAGGCCGAGGAGAAAATAATGAATCCCGTAGGGAAGCTAACAGTGAGAATAAAGAATGGCATTCTAAATTCTCAATTGATATG GCTAGGCTTGATCTGGGAAAATCTTTTTGTAAGATTGATGAATTAAGAAGTTCAAATGAGGCATTAACTTGGAGAACATGGAGCACTCAGCGGGCAGGATTTTCAAATATGGGTTTTGAAG ACACTGAAACTGCATCAAGTGAATCTCGTATTGGAGGGTCATTGTATTTGTCAAAAGAAGAAATACTAAGAAGAGAGAGTATACGTAAAATTAATGAAGGGAATGAACTAGATTCACATCATGAAGTGATTAGTCTTAATCAACTACGAAGTCGTCTTAAGCACCTGGAGTTAGAGCTGTCATCTGCACTTCACTCGGTGCGATATAATGCTGATGAAACTGCCTCACAAAAG GATCATGAAGGCACCTCTGATGACTTGCGGAAGCTTTCTGATGCTTGGGAATTTCAGGAAAACGAGATTATGAATGCCAAGAGTTTATTACGTTCAACTCGGGCAAAGTTAGCTGTTTTAGAAGGAAAGATGGCACTAGCAATAAT TAATGCAAAAAAGATTGTGGAGGAGAAACAAAAGAGGATAGATGATGCTCGAAGAGCTTCACGACTTCTTCGTGCTAGTTGCATAGTTTGGCCTAATTCAGCCTCTGAAGTACTTTTGGCAGGATCATTTGATGGTTGGGCATCACAG AGAAAGATGACCAAGTCAGGTACAGGAATCTTCTCCCTGTGGCTTCAATTATATCCAGGCAAATATGAG ATCAAATTCATTGTTGATGGTGAGTGGATGATTGATCCTCTGCGCCCCATTGTTCATAACAATGGTTATAAGAACAATTTACTTGTTATCACCTAA
- the LOC115700575 gene encoding protein PTST homolog 2, chloroplastic isoform X2: MLLSSSTASPHSLLSPSTVPALTFSTFPSDPRFRPTQLHLLPLGFVGAKGHCRSGFFRSTEYCRGLHVGWSWLVTRCRDWDSEGDFELEAEILEFMKNSNKPGAFPSKKELVDAGRIDLVKAIVKQGGWLSSGWDLDDEEEGTQESGVSSLASTVATESDHFQENNLLSVDEIQDPDVSYCPYDNFPSTSSSGRSLEMESAQHETGIEGILTRLEKERSMTFGLGRGENNESRREANSENKEWHSKFSIDMARLDLGKSFCKIDELRSSNEALTWRTWSTQRAGFSNMGFEDTETASSESRIGGSLYLSKEEILRRESIRKINEGNELDSHHEVISLNQLRSRLKHLELELSSALHSVRYNADETASQKDHEGTSDDLRKLSDAWEFQENEIMNAKSLLRSTRAKLAVLEGKMALAIINAKKIVEEKQKRIDDARRASRLLRASCIVWPNSASEVLLAGSFDGWASQHPE; the protein is encoded by the exons ATGCTGCTCTCCTCTTCCACCGCCTCACCTCATTCACTGCTCTCCCCCTCTACCGTACCTGCTCTGACCTTTTCAACTTTTCCCTCTGACCCCAGATTCAGGCCAACACAACTTCATTTACTGCCTCTCGGCTTCGTCGGAGCCAAGGGCCATTGCCGTTCGGGGTTTTTCCGTTCGACGGAGTATTGTAGGGGTTTGCATGTTGGTTGGTCTTGGTTAGTCACGCGTTGCAGGGATTGGGATAGCGAAGGGGATTTTGAATTGGAAGCTGAGATTTTGGAGTTCATGAAGAATTCTAATAAGCCTGGGGCGTTTCCTAGCAAGAAGGAGTTGGTTGATGCTGGAAGGATTGATTTGGTGAAGGCTATTGTCAAGCAAGGTGGTTGGTTGTCTTCCGGTTGGGATTTGGACGACGAAGAAGAAGGAACTCAAGAAAGTGGAGTCAGTAGTCTAGCTTCAACGGTGGCCACGGAAAGTGATCATTTTCAGGAAAACAATCTTCTTTCTGTGGATGAAATACAGGACCCTGATGTTTCTTATTGTCCCTACGATAATTTTCCGTCAACCTCATCGTCTGGTAGATCGTT AGAAATGGAAAGCGCACAGCATGAGACTGGGATTGAAGGCATACTGACTCGATTGGAGAAGGAAAGAAGTATGACTTTTGGATTAGGCCGAGGAGAAAATAATGAATCCCGTAGGGAAGCTAACAGTGAGAATAAAGAATGGCATTCTAAATTCTCAATTGATATG GCTAGGCTTGATCTGGGAAAATCTTTTTGTAAGATTGATGAATTAAGAAGTTCAAATGAGGCATTAACTTGGAGAACATGGAGCACTCAGCGGGCAGGATTTTCAAATATGGGTTTTGAAG ACACTGAAACTGCATCAAGTGAATCTCGTATTGGAGGGTCATTGTATTTGTCAAAAGAAGAAATACTAAGAAGAGAGAGTATACGTAAAATTAATGAAGGGAATGAACTAGATTCACATCATGAAGTGATTAGTCTTAATCAACTACGAAGTCGTCTTAAGCACCTGGAGTTAGAGCTGTCATCTGCACTTCACTCGGTGCGATATAATGCTGATGAAACTGCCTCACAAAAG GATCATGAAGGCACCTCTGATGACTTGCGGAAGCTTTCTGATGCTTGGGAATTTCAGGAAAACGAGATTATGAATGCCAAGAGTTTATTACGTTCAACTCGGGCAAAGTTAGCTGTTTTAGAAGGAAAGATGGCACTAGCAATAAT TAATGCAAAAAAGATTGTGGAGGAGAAACAAAAGAGGATAGATGATGCTCGAAGAGCTTCACGACTTCTTCGTGCTAGTTGCATAGTTTGGCCTAATTCAGCCTCTGAAGTACTTTTGGCAGGATCATTTGATGGTTGGGCATCACAG CATCCTGAATAG